In Mangifera indica cultivar Alphonso chromosome 1, CATAS_Mindica_2.1, whole genome shotgun sequence, a single genomic region encodes these proteins:
- the LOC123229388 gene encoding cationic peroxidase 1-like, producing MAPQNSSSSLPSKISFMFLLFSFLLSTASAQLSSTYYSKTCPSALSIIKSAVNSAVASEKRMGASLLRLHFHDCFVQGCDASILLDDTATFTGEKTANPNVNSVRGFDVVDTIKSQLESSCPGVVSCADILAVAARDSVVALGGSSWTVLLGRRDSTTASLSAANTDIPAPTSSLSQLIQAFSNKGLTAKEMVALSGSHTIGQARCTSFRSRIYNDTNIDSSYATSLQANCPSTGGDNNLSPLDVTSPTSFDNAYFKNLLSKKGLLHSDQELYNGGSTDSQVTTYSSNLQTFKTDFGNAMIKMGNISPLTGSSGQIRTNCRKVN from the exons ATGGCCCCCCAAAACTCCTCCTCATCACTGCCATCTAAGATTAGTTTCATGTTTTTGctattctcttttcttcttaGCACAGCCTCCGCTCAGTTGTCTTCTACTTACTACTCCAAAACTTGCCCTTCAGCTCTTTCCATTATTAAATCAGCAGTGAACTCTGCTGTAGCAAGTGAGAAACGCATGGGGGCATCCTTGCTCCGTCTTCATTTCCATGACTGCTTTGTTCAG GGATGTGATGCGTCTATTTTGTTAGACGATACGGCAACTTTCACCGGAGAGAAAACAGCAAATCCCAACGTCAATTCAGTAAGGGGATTTGATGTCGTCGATACGATTAAATCTCAGCTTGAGAGTTCATGCCCTGGTGTTGTTTCATGTGCTGACATCTTAGCCGTTGCTGCTCGTGACTCCGTTGTTGCA TTGGGGGGCTCTAGCTGGACGGTTCTACTGGGCAGAAGAGATTCAACCACCGCAAGTTTAAGCGCCGCAAACACTGATATCCCCGCTCCAACTTCAAGCCTCAGTCAGTTGATCCAGGCCTTCTCAAACAAAGGGTTGACCGCTAAAGAAATGGTGGCACTTTCAGGATCTCACACAATCGGCCAAGCCAGATGCACAAGTTTCCGCAGTAGAATCTACAACGACACCAACATTGATTCATCATACGCAACCTCATTGCAAGCAAACTGTCCCAGTACTGGTGGTGATAACAACCTTTCTCCTTTGGATGTCACCAGCCCCACATCTTTTGACAACGCCTACTTCAAGAATTTGTTGAGCAAAAAGGGTCTTTTGCACTCCGATCAAGAGCTCTATAATGGTGGCTCTACTGACTCACAAGTCACTACTTATAGCTCCAATTTGCAAACTTTCAAGACAGATTTTGGTAATGCCATGATAAAGATGGGAAACATCAGCCCCCTCACTGGATCCAGTGGTCAGATTAGGACCAATTGCAGGAAAGTCAACTAA